Proteins from a single region of Pseudodesulfovibrio portus:
- a CDS encoding SPL family radical SAM protein encodes MKIRHCSPRPALNECSLESCAYQVDPYIGCAHLCHYCYALNGAETNWSREILYYEDIQTQLATELEGIPAQHIYMGWKTDPYQPCEEELKQTRRVLELLHSRGFSVSILTKSNLVLRDLDILTSMDQSAISLSVAFDDENTRELLEANTMSTLARIEALKECKQAGLRVSAMICPVIPYVNDPIPILEKVTPFVNKIWVYGLSILDESETNWKNIDDLLKKKYPSEYSEMRNAIFDRTHHFWAELRAEILDACSRRSFDLSIHI; translated from the coding sequence ATGAAAATCCGACACTGCTCACCGAGGCCTGCTCTAAACGAATGTTCTTTGGAATCCTGTGCTTACCAGGTTGATCCATACATAGGGTGTGCGCATCTTTGTCATTACTGCTATGCACTCAATGGAGCCGAAACAAATTGGTCCCGGGAAATTCTGTATTACGAGGACATCCAAACCCAACTGGCCACAGAGCTTGAGGGGATTCCGGCACAACACATCTACATGGGGTGGAAAACAGACCCGTACCAGCCTTGCGAAGAAGAACTGAAGCAAACCAGAAGAGTGCTTGAACTGTTACACTCACGAGGATTTTCAGTGAGTATCCTGACCAAATCCAATTTGGTGCTTCGAGATCTGGACATCCTCACATCCATGGATCAATCCGCTATCAGCCTGTCTGTAGCCTTTGATGATGAAAACACACGTGAACTTCTTGAAGCCAACACGATGTCTACCCTGGCCAGAATAGAGGCCCTGAAGGAATGCAAGCAGGCCGGATTACGTGTTTCTGCAATGATTTGCCCTGTAATTCCATATGTTAACGATCCAATACCCATACTCGAAAAAGTAACACCGTTTGTGAACAAAATATGGGTGTATGGTCTCAGCATTCTCGATGAATCAGAAACGAATTGGAAGAATATCGACGACCTCTTGAAGAAGAAGTATCCATCCGAGTATTCCGAAATGCGGAATGCGATTTTCGACAGAACCCATCATTTCTGGGCCGAACTCAGGGCTGAAATACTTGATGCCTGCTCCCGGAGAAGCTTTGATCTGTCAATACACATATAG
- a CDS encoding phosphatidylglycerophosphatase A family protein produces MPTRSPLDTLATALATLGPIGHFPKAPGTWGSLAAVVAAPWLFLPLPPAGRLAVLAAVFVVGTWACSRAEKVLGAKDPGCVIIDELFGQWLALLLFAAMPLWYLTLGFVLFRIFDILKPWPVKWAETAFPGGLGVMADDGVAGLYALGFLHLIHYLLTMLA; encoded by the coding sequence ATGCCCACTCGTTCCCCATTGGATACCCTTGCCACCGCACTGGCCACCCTCGGCCCCATCGGCCATTTCCCCAAGGCCCCCGGCACATGGGGTTCCCTGGCTGCCGTGGTGGCCGCACCATGGCTTTTCCTGCCCCTTCCGCCTGCCGGACGCCTCGCGGTCCTGGCTGCGGTCTTCGTGGTGGGCACCTGGGCGTGTTCCCGCGCCGAAAAAGTCCTGGGCGCCAAAGACCCCGGCTGCGTGATCATCGACGAACTGTTCGGCCAATGGCTCGCCCTGCTCCTGTTCGCGGCCATGCCGCTCTGGTATCTGACACTCGGCTTTGTCCTGTTCCGCATCTTCGACATACTCAAGCCGTGGCCGGTCAAATGGGCGGAAACAGCCTTCCCCGGCGGCCTGGGCGTCATGGCCGACGACGGCGTGGCCGGTCTCTACGCACTCGGCTTCCTGCACCTGATCCATTATCTTCTGACCATGCTC